The following are encoded in a window of Nilaparvata lugens isolate BPH chromosome 13, ASM1435652v1, whole genome shotgun sequence genomic DNA:
- the LOC120354104 gene encoding uncharacterized protein LOC120354104: protein MQVQDESSSNNGPKVHKRDLSWTEKLAFTDKAVYAFSFYFTAQTIFVTTKDWKVTTFTEKLSAIETLNLNIYVLILSSELFVITGKSSILKELVESKYFQYENDQKSAEGWSCFTGNLRLN, encoded by the coding sequence GTACAAGATGAATCATCATCAAACAATGGTCCAAAAGTGCACAAACGGGATCTTTCTTGGACGGAAAAGTTGGCTTTCACCGACAAGGCAGTCTATGCGTTCTCGTTCTATTTCactgctcaaactatttttgtaACAACCAAAGACTGGAAAGTGACAACTTTCACTGAGAAGTTGTCGGCTATTGAGACCCTCAACCTGAATATTTACGTTTTAATTCTGTCGTCAGAGCTGTTCGTGATAACAGGCAAATCGTCCATCTTGAAAGAGTTGGTGGAATCGAAGTATTTCCAGTATGAGAATGACCAGAAAAGCGCTGAAGGTTGGTCATGCTTTACAGGAAATCTTCGTTTAAATTAA
- the LOC120354031 gene encoding uncharacterized protein LOC120354031, whose protein sequence is MIREMEDMGWRFLKVALFFTKSLYACFTIDFFYAFGSYALFREPALTNSMFLPLVLYLPSSFTPPSLSFYTYSVMAAVQCLYLYIVYVVVARVYQIGLLPYNNMLIELKLYLISLKDFDDHYFEGLDEMKRMDGYVEMRGDDFGREGIVDYGDVIRVGEFKKYVKRTAKQLVEHHQFIFRKMNQLNEGLRLKIFYVNAYICLQICVAIVSFQHGGSYKKFKYSILTLFVILSCLVYSEYGQQIQNEFENVRHALYETCVIEKPTWLQRSFLILMIRNTTIPQLSLYNTFTINRKNISNVCQAAYSYFNLLNQKKIKDD, encoded by the exons ATGATCAGAGAAATGGAAGATATGGGTTGGAGATTCCTGAAAGTGGCCCTGTTTTTCACGAAAAGCCTCTACGCCTGTTTCACAATAGACTTTTTCTACGCTTTCGGCTCCTACGCTCTTTTCAGAGAACCCGCTCTCACAAACTCCATGTTCCTCCCTCTAGTCCTCTATCTCCCTTCCTCCTTCACCCctccctcactctctttctACACCTATTCAGTGATGGCCGCAGTGCAATGTCTATATCTGTACATTGTCTATGTTGTGGTGGCTAGAGTGTATCAGATAGGATTGCTGCCTTATAACAACATGTTGATAGAGTTGAAGCTCTACCTGATCAGTTTGAAGGATTTCGATGATCATTACTTTGAAGGATTGGATGAGATGAAGAGGATGGATGGATATGTAGAGATGAGAGGAGATGATTTTGGGAGAGAGGGAATAGTTGATTATGGTGATGTGATTAGAGTCGGAGAGTTTAAGAAGTATGTGAAACGGACAGCTAAACAGCTTGTGGAGCATCATCAGTTCATTTTCAG GAAAATGAATCAATTGAACGAAGGGCTAAGACTGAAGATATTTTATGTGAATGCATACATCTGTTTACAAATATGCGTGGCTATTGTAAGTTTTCAG CACGGTGGATCTTATAAGAAGTTCAAATACTCTATTCTGACATTATTTGTGATACTATCTTGTCTTGTCTATTCAGAATATGGACAACAAATACAAAATGAG TTTGAGAATGTACGTCATGCCTTGTATGAGACGTGTGTGATAGAAAAACCGACTTGGCTTCAAAGATCTTTCCTGATTCTGATGATAAGAAATACTACCATTCCTCAGTTGTCACTTTATAATACATTCACCATCAACAGAAAAAATATATCCAAT GTATGTCAAGCAGCGTACTCTTACTTCAATCTTCTCAACCAGAAGAAAATCAAagatgactaa